In the Variovorax sp. S12S4 genome, one interval contains:
- a CDS encoding winged helix-turn-helix domain-containing protein, which yields MRILLVEDDSALADAVCSYLLAKAFVVDVAPGLAQARGALLSVQYAAVLLDLHLGDGDGLSLLPQVRALREPPIVIVLTARDQVTDRIRGLDAGADDYLIKPYDPAELLARLRAVERRRNAGSSPVLHLGTLEIDLAQDRVRKDGNPVVLTQKEWALLRVMATRPERIHTRENLADALYGFGDEADSNTLEVFISRLRRKLGKSHIQTLRGLGYRLSTSAGDDE from the coding sequence GTGCGGATATTGCTTGTCGAAGATGACAGTGCGTTGGCAGACGCCGTCTGCAGCTATCTGCTCGCGAAGGCGTTCGTCGTCGACGTGGCGCCCGGCCTTGCCCAAGCGCGCGGCGCCCTGCTTTCGGTGCAATACGCCGCCGTGCTGCTCGACCTGCACCTGGGCGACGGCGACGGCCTTTCGCTGCTGCCGCAGGTGCGCGCGCTGCGCGAGCCGCCCATCGTCATCGTGCTGACCGCACGCGACCAGGTGACCGACCGCATCCGCGGGCTCGATGCCGGCGCGGACGACTACCTCATCAAGCCCTATGACCCGGCCGAGCTGCTGGCGCGGCTGCGCGCAGTGGAACGGCGGCGCAACGCGGGCAGCTCGCCGGTGCTGCATCTGGGCACGCTCGAAATCGATTTGGCGCAAGACCGGGTCCGCAAGGACGGGAATCCGGTCGTGCTGACCCAGAAAGAGTGGGCCCTGCTGCGCGTGATGGCCACCCGGCCCGAGCGCATCCACACCCGCGAAAACCTGGCCGACGCGCTCTACGGCTTCGGCGACGAGGCCGACAGCAACACGCTCGAGGTATTCATCAGCCGCCTGCGGCGCAAGCTGGGCAAGAGCCACATCCAGACACTGCGCGGCCTCGGCTATCGCCTGTCGACATCGGCGGGCGACGACGAATGA